Proteins co-encoded in one Marinobacter gudaonensis genomic window:
- a CDS encoding DUF2848 domain-containing protein, with the protein MTTFYLANTGESLDIDIRQLVIAGWAGRVQAAIDEHIEELKAIGVTPPSATPLFYRVAANQLATAPTIQVLGGQTSGEVEVVLIGSTEGTLVGIGSDHTDREAEAWSVAHSKQVCAKPVGAQVWRLDQVIDHWDELQMASYATIDGQEALYQEGPVTGLLHPAELLKRFGLDKPELAPGQAMLCGTLPVIGELRPADAFRMVLKDPVTGLELQHRYDIQTLPVIA; encoded by the coding sequence ATGACAACGTTTTACCTTGCCAACACCGGAGAGAGCCTGGATATCGACATCCGCCAGCTGGTCATCGCGGGCTGGGCGGGCCGGGTGCAGGCCGCCATTGATGAGCATATTGAAGAACTGAAAGCCATCGGCGTTACCCCGCCCTCGGCAACGCCGCTGTTCTACCGGGTAGCAGCCAACCAGTTGGCCACCGCGCCGACCATTCAGGTGCTGGGTGGGCAGACCAGTGGCGAAGTGGAAGTGGTGCTGATTGGCAGCACCGAGGGAACCCTTGTGGGTATCGGCTCGGATCATACCGATCGCGAAGCGGAAGCCTGGTCGGTGGCGCACTCCAAGCAGGTCTGCGCCAAGCCCGTTGGCGCGCAGGTCTGGCGCCTGGACCAGGTGATCGACCACTGGGACGAGCTACAGATGGCCTCCTATGCGACCATTGACGGCCAGGAGGCACTCTACCAGGAAGGGCCGGTGACCGGTTTGCTGCACCCGGCCGAACTGTTGAAACGTTTCGGTCTCGACAAACCCGAGCTGGCGCCAGGCCAGGCCATGCTCTGTGGCACCTTGCCGGTGATCGGCGAACTGCGCCCGGCGGATGCCTTCCGCATGGTGCTGAAGGACCCGGTGACCGGGCTGGAGCTTCAGCACCGGTACGATATCCAGACCCTGCCGGTGATCGCATGA
- a CDS encoding amidase: protein MNPITPLASLLDELASGRHNARDLLASCYSQADLKDKADARIYTRRFEQSARAEAEAVDRLRAAGLSGGQLAGLPIALKVLFDVRGEVTHAGSRGWQPPASRDARIVSRLRCEGAVLTGHTNMTEFAYSGLGLNPHYGTPENPLAPGRIPGGSSSGAAVAVALGMAAGAIGSDTGGSVRIPAAFCGLTGFKPSQSRVPRDGTFPLSDTLDSIGPIAPTVDCCARLDAVLSGHAYRPIRFLSLKGLRFVVPGDYMLDGMDDTVAYAFARRLKTLREAGATLIEAPAPVLAAIPELMEGGGFTAAESYFVHRHSLEQHGDQYDPRVSSRIKRGASISAADYLELCRRRQARKQEADQWLQDYDGLLAPTVPIVPPTFEELAADDDYARLNLLVLRNPTVANMLDLCAISLPNHAPGELPSGLMLIGRNGSDDALLRLALAIESAR, encoded by the coding sequence ATGAACCCGATAACGCCGCTCGCAAGCCTGCTGGATGAACTGGCCAGCGGCAGACACAACGCCCGCGATTTGCTGGCGAGCTGTTACAGCCAGGCGGACCTCAAGGACAAGGCCGACGCCCGCATTTACACCCGGCGTTTCGAGCAGTCCGCCCGGGCCGAGGCGGAGGCCGTCGATCGGTTACGCGCTGCCGGGCTTTCCGGAGGCCAGCTTGCGGGACTGCCCATTGCACTGAAAGTACTGTTCGATGTGCGCGGCGAGGTCACCCACGCCGGCTCCCGGGGCTGGCAGCCTCCGGCCAGCCGTGACGCACGGATCGTTTCCCGGTTGCGCTGCGAAGGGGCCGTACTCACCGGCCACACCAACATGACCGAGTTTGCCTATTCCGGCCTTGGCCTGAACCCGCATTACGGCACGCCGGAAAACCCATTGGCACCGGGCCGGATTCCCGGTGGTTCCTCCTCCGGCGCGGCCGTGGCGGTGGCACTGGGCATGGCCGCCGGCGCCATTGGCAGCGATACCGGTGGCTCGGTGCGCATACCTGCGGCGTTTTGCGGTCTGACCGGATTCAAACCAAGCCAGTCCCGGGTACCACGGGATGGCACCTTCCCGCTGTCTGACACCCTGGATTCCATCGGGCCAATCGCACCGACGGTCGATTGCTGCGCACGTCTGGATGCGGTGCTCTCCGGCCATGCCTACCGGCCGATCCGGTTCCTCTCGCTGAAAGGTCTGCGCTTCGTTGTGCCCGGGGACTACATGCTGGATGGGATGGACGACACCGTTGCCTACGCCTTCGCCCGGCGCCTGAAAACCCTGCGCGAGGCCGGCGCAACCCTTATTGAGGCGCCGGCACCGGTGCTCGCTGCCATACCGGAGTTAATGGAAGGTGGTGGCTTCACCGCCGCCGAGAGCTACTTTGTCCACAGGCATTCCCTGGAGCAGCACGGAGACCAGTACGACCCCCGCGTGAGCAGCCGGATCAAGCGGGGTGCCAGCATCAGCGCCGCGGATTACCTTGAGCTCTGCCGGCGACGGCAGGCCAGAAAGCAGGAAGCGGACCAGTGGCTGCAGGACTACGACGGCCTGCTGGCACCAACCGTGCCCATCGTGCCACCCACCTTTGAGGAACTGGCCGCCGACGACGATTACGCCCGCCTGAACCTGCTGGTTCTGCGCAACCCGACCGTGGCCAACATGCTGGACCTGTGCGCGATCAGCCTGCCGAACCATGCCCCGGGCGAATTGCCCAGCGGGCTAATGCTGATCGGCCGGAACGGTTCGGACGACGCTCTGCTGCGCCTGGCACTGGCCATCGAAAGCGCCAGGTAA
- a CDS encoding NADH:flavin oxidoreductase/NADH oxidase produces the protein MFRPIQFRSVTARNRIMLSPMCQYSGQDGLSNDWHYVHLGARAAGGAGWVFTEAVHIEPRGRITPFCLGLWNDEQRDRLARIARFVSEQGAVPGIQLGHAGRKASVGRPWEGSHPLRADTGGWEDLVSASALPYASQWQVPQAMSREQIADSLESLCSATRRAREAGFRALELHGAHGYLIHQFLSPLSNQRTDEYGGSFENRIRFLQDSIRVVRQEWPDDLPLFLRLSCTDWVEGGWTLEDTVRLATLLRFQGDVDLIDCSSGGNDPRQQIPIHPGYQIPLAQAVRTQADIATGAVGLIHSPDLAESVIANGQADLVILGRALLADPAWPLRAAAALKAQNVEWPKQYERSNIF, from the coding sequence ATGTTCCGGCCCATCCAGTTTCGTTCCGTGACGGCCCGAAACCGGATCATGCTCTCACCCATGTGCCAGTATTCCGGCCAGGACGGCCTGTCCAACGACTGGCACTACGTGCACCTCGGCGCACGGGCGGCAGGGGGCGCCGGCTGGGTTTTCACCGAAGCGGTGCATATAGAACCACGGGGGCGGATCACGCCCTTCTGCCTGGGTCTCTGGAACGATGAGCAGCGCGATCGCCTGGCCCGCATCGCCCGCTTTGTCTCCGAGCAGGGCGCCGTGCCGGGTATCCAGCTTGGCCACGCCGGTCGAAAAGCCTCGGTGGGTCGGCCCTGGGAGGGCTCGCACCCGCTGCGGGCGGATACCGGAGGGTGGGAGGATCTGGTATCGGCCTCGGCCCTGCCCTACGCCAGCCAGTGGCAGGTGCCCCAGGCCATGTCCCGGGAACAGATTGCCGATTCACTTGAGTCGCTTTGCTCCGCCACCCGGCGGGCCCGGGAAGCGGGGTTCCGGGCCCTGGAACTGCACGGAGCCCACGGCTATCTCATTCATCAGTTCCTGTCACCGCTAAGCAATCAGCGCACCGATGAATACGGGGGCTCGTTCGAGAACCGGATCCGATTCCTTCAGGACTCCATCCGGGTGGTGCGCCAGGAATGGCCAGACGACCTGCCCCTGTTCCTCCGCCTGTCCTGTACCGACTGGGTAGAAGGAGGCTGGACCCTCGAAGACACGGTTCGGCTGGCCACACTGCTGCGCTTCCAGGGCGATGTTGACCTGATAGACTGTTCCTCAGGCGGCAATGATCCTCGCCAGCAGATACCTATCCATCCCGGATACCAGATACCACTGGCGCAGGCGGTGCGAACCCAGGCCGACATTGCCACCGGCGCCGTCGGACTGATTCACAGCCCGGATCTGGCCGAATCGGTGATTGCCAACGGCCAGGCCGACCTGGTGATTCTGGGCCGGGCGCTACTGGCCGATCCGGCCTGGCCACTGCGGGCGGCGGCTGCCCTCAAGGCACAAAACGTGGAATGGCCCAAACAGTATGAGCGGTCAAACATTTTCTAA
- a CDS encoding 5-oxoprolinase subunit PxpA yields the protein MATLKLNADMGESFGPWVMGLDHEVMPHVDLANIACGFHASDPDVMRKTVRLAKRHGVGIGAHPAYPDLVGFGRRSMACSPEEIENLVLYQLGALQGICRAEGTGLCYVKPHGALYNDMARDPERFAAVARAVRAFDPDLPLMTLAMRDNSALKAQAEQQGVTLWFEAFADRAYDSEGRLVPRSRPGAVHHDPETIIDQARRIATGQPLTASDGSDLVLQADTLCVHGDNEESIAAVRRIREMLTTLEQAS from the coding sequence ATGGCAACCTTGAAGCTGAACGCCGATATGGGCGAGAGCTTCGGCCCCTGGGTGATGGGGCTGGACCATGAAGTCATGCCCCATGTCGACCTGGCCAACATCGCCTGCGGGTTTCACGCCTCCGATCCGGACGTGATGCGCAAGACCGTGCGCCTGGCCAAACGCCACGGCGTGGGCATCGGCGCCCATCCCGCCTACCCGGACCTGGTTGGCTTTGGCCGCCGCTCCATGGCCTGCTCCCCGGAGGAGATCGAAAATCTGGTGCTGTACCAGTTGGGAGCGCTGCAAGGCATCTGTCGGGCCGAGGGTACCGGCCTTTGCTATGTGAAACCCCACGGCGCCCTGTACAACGACATGGCCCGCGATCCGGAGCGTTTTGCCGCCGTCGCAAGGGCGGTCCGGGCCTTCGATCCCGATCTGCCATTGATGACGCTGGCCATGCGCGACAACTCCGCACTCAAAGCGCAGGCCGAACAGCAGGGCGTGACCCTGTGGTTTGAAGCCTTCGCCGACCGGGCCTACGACAGCGAGGGCCGACTGGTCCCCCGCTCCAGACCCGGCGCGGTTCACCATGATCCGGAAACCATCATCGATCAGGCCCGTCGGATTGCCACCGGGCAACCCTTGACCGCCAGCGATGGCAGCGATCTGGTTTTGCAGGCCGATACTCTGTGCGTGCACGGCGATAACGAGGAATCCATCGCCGCCGTCCGGCGCATTCGGGAGATGCTGACCACCCTGGAGCAAGCCTCGTGA
- the pxpB gene encoding 5-oxoprolinase subunit PxpB, whose product MALPRLEPAGIDSWMVRLFDTIEENNLLWLASLTHDCEVAFGEALVDLVPSYTTLLVTFDPMRISAWHAREKLIQVLTNLVPDDAGGEGEQHEIATWYDPSVGPDLERVASLSGMSVDDVIKTHSFQEYRVFALGFSPGFAFMGLLDDSLNCPRMDTPRQKVPAGSVAIAGQQTAAYPAVTPGGWNLIGRTSARLFDRNREGFSLLKVGDRVRFVSVDRQTFESEGGDVTPAEPARKEKTS is encoded by the coding sequence ATGGCGTTACCCAGACTGGAGCCTGCCGGTATCGACAGCTGGATGGTGCGCCTGTTCGACACCATTGAGGAAAACAATCTGCTGTGGCTGGCGTCACTGACCCACGACTGCGAGGTGGCGTTCGGCGAGGCACTGGTGGATCTGGTGCCCTCCTACACCACCCTGCTGGTGACCTTCGATCCGATGCGGATCAGTGCCTGGCACGCCCGGGAGAAACTGATTCAGGTACTGACTAATCTGGTACCGGACGACGCTGGTGGCGAGGGTGAGCAGCATGAGATTGCCACCTGGTACGATCCTTCCGTGGGTCCGGACCTTGAACGCGTGGCCAGTCTCTCCGGGATGTCGGTTGATGATGTCATCAAGACCCACAGCTTCCAGGAGTACCGGGTATTCGCCCTGGGGTTCTCCCCCGGCTTTGCCTTCATGGGGCTTCTGGATGACAGCCTCAACTGCCCCCGCATGGACACGCCGCGCCAGAAAGTGCCGGCCGGCAGCGTCGCAATCGCCGGCCAGCAAACGGCCGCCTACCCGGCGGTTACACCCGGCGGCTGGAATCTGATCGGGCGCACGTCCGCCCGGCTGTTTGACCGCAACCGCGAGGGCTTCAGCCTGCTGAAAGTGGGAGACCGGGTGCGCTTTGTATCGGTTGACCGCCAGACCTTCGAAAGCGAGGGCGGCGATGTGACGCCTGCGGAACCGGCCAGGAAGGAGAAAACATCATGA
- a CDS encoding 5-oxoprolinase subunit C family protein, which translates to MNPATTSGFRVTRAGPLALLQDAGRFGVRHLGVTQGGPADIHAWAWANRLAGNRWGSPVLEITFGGLELQAEADLTIAVTGADLSAKHDNQPLPMWRRFRVGKGERLVFGSPANGLRTYLAVAGGFSAEPALGSVACVVREHLGGFDGQGRRLAADDRLTVAAPDPVHSDIVEAPPEEQPDYSTPAVLDLLPGAQISDFFGRSLYDAFNAEWRVDDRADRMGVRLLGPSLHCRIESMVSEGISLGAVQVPPDGQPIALLNDRQTIGGYPRLGNLTPLSASRLAQCVPGQRVRLRPAGMERASREHQAFIRKMTASRT; encoded by the coding sequence ATGAACCCCGCCACCACCAGCGGATTCCGGGTTACCCGCGCAGGACCGCTGGCCCTGCTCCAGGATGCAGGCCGGTTCGGTGTGCGGCACCTGGGCGTTACCCAGGGCGGCCCCGCGGACATCCATGCCTGGGCCTGGGCCAACCGGCTGGCGGGTAACCGCTGGGGCAGCCCGGTACTGGAAATAACCTTCGGTGGCCTCGAGCTGCAGGCCGAGGCGGATCTGACCATCGCCGTCACCGGTGCCGACCTGTCCGCAAAGCATGACAACCAGCCGCTGCCAATGTGGCGCCGGTTCCGGGTTGGCAAGGGCGAACGCCTGGTTTTCGGTTCGCCCGCAAATGGCCTGAGAACCTATCTGGCGGTAGCAGGGGGATTTTCAGCGGAACCGGCGCTGGGCAGTGTTGCCTGTGTGGTCCGGGAACATCTGGGGGGCTTCGATGGCCAGGGTCGTCGGCTGGCCGCCGATGATCGACTCACCGTGGCTGCCCCCGACCCCGTGCATTCGGATATAGTGGAAGCGCCGCCGGAAGAACAACCCGATTACTCGACGCCGGCCGTGCTGGACCTGTTACCGGGCGCCCAGATTTCCGACTTTTTCGGGCGCAGCCTCTACGACGCCTTCAATGCTGAGTGGCGGGTAGACGATCGCGCCGACCGCATGGGCGTGCGCCTGCTGGGGCCGTCATTGCATTGCCGGATCGAGTCCATGGTATCGGAGGGTATATCTCTCGGTGCGGTACAGGTACCGCCGGATGGCCAGCCCATCGCCCTGCTCAATGATCGGCAGACCATCGGCGGTTATCCGCGCCTGGGCAACCTGACGCCGCTTTCGGCCTCGCGCCTGGCCCAGTGCGTGCCCGGCCAGAGGGTGCGACTGAGACCCGCGGGTATGGAACGGGCCAGCCGAGAGCACCAGGCCTTTATCCGTAAGATGACGGCAAGCCGGACTTAA
- a CDS encoding threonine aldolase family protein translates to MNLQESLVSRSEQFASDNYSGVCPEAWDAMAAANTTDEPAYGEDSWTQRAADGLRSLFDTDCDVYFVFNGTAANSLALASIGQSFHSVICHELAHIETDECGGPEYASNGAKLLLGEGENGKLTPESIEHLVTKRTDIHYPKPKALSVTQATEVGTVYTPEELHRIRAVADRHKLHIHMDGARFANAVAALDVHPSEITWKAGVDVLCFSGTKNGLALGEAVVFFNRALAEDFEWRCKQAGQLASKMRYISAPWCGLLENNVWLQNARHANACAERLEKGLEGLPGIRLRYPRQVNGVFVELPEPMQTELRNRGWRFYNFIGGSARLMCSWSTSHDQIDRFLADVRSLAG, encoded by the coding sequence ATGAACCTTCAGGAGAGCCTTGTGTCCCGGTCCGAACAGTTTGCCAGTGACAACTACAGTGGGGTGTGTCCGGAAGCCTGGGACGCCATGGCAGCCGCGAACACGACCGACGAGCCGGCCTACGGCGAGGACAGCTGGACCCAGCGCGCTGCGGACGGCTTGCGCTCACTCTTCGATACTGACTGCGACGTCTATTTCGTGTTCAACGGTACCGCGGCCAATTCCCTGGCCCTGGCCTCCATTGGCCAGTCGTTTCACAGCGTGATCTGCCACGAGCTTGCCCATATCGAAACCGACGAGTGTGGCGGCCCGGAATACGCCTCCAACGGCGCCAAGCTGCTGTTGGGCGAGGGCGAGAACGGCAAGCTCACGCCCGAGAGCATCGAGCATCTGGTGACCAAGCGCACCGACATCCACTACCCCAAACCCAAGGCGTTGAGTGTGACCCAGGCGACCGAGGTAGGCACGGTATACACCCCCGAAGAACTTCATCGGATCCGGGCCGTGGCGGATCGTCACAAATTGCACATTCACATGGATGGCGCCCGGTTCGCCAACGCTGTGGCGGCCCTGGACGTACATCCCTCAGAGATTACCTGGAAGGCGGGCGTGGATGTGCTGTGCTTTTCCGGCACCAAGAATGGTCTGGCCCTGGGCGAGGCGGTGGTGTTCTTCAATCGCGCGCTGGCCGAGGATTTCGAGTGGCGCTGCAAGCAGGCGGGCCAGCTGGCCTCGAAAATGCGTTACATTTCCGCACCCTGGTGCGGTCTGCTTGAAAATAATGTCTGGCTCCAGAACGCCCGCCACGCCAACGCCTGTGCCGAACGGCTGGAAAAGGGGCTGGAGGGCCTGCCAGGCATCCGCCTGCGCTACCCACGCCAGGTAAACGGGGTGTTCGTAGAGTTGCCTGAGCCCATGCAGACCGAGCTGCGCAACCGGGGCTGGCGCTTCTACAATTTCATCGGCGGCAGCGCCCGGCTCATGTGTTCCTGGTCAACCAGCCACGATCAGATTGACCGCTTCCTCGCCGACGTTCGATCGCTGGCCGGTTAA
- a CDS encoding LemA family protein yields the protein MRRFNIASLPGRTLLAIIALACLAGSYYAMTTGLAQLAEARQLERLPETPLAALTTGPYAVSGEVSGAEGTITTPYSSTQAVYFRYKLEEEYRDSDGDLRTRTLESGTRATDFILKDASGSVTVAAAVDPDAAQWNLPRTYHRQSGRRIYSEWALTPGHTARVIGQFNPGSDIITFNGLDSYSLPALVSRNTLAADSGESFFEAGIRISLATGLLALGVALLLPAVKVHRFWVYVLVMTIAVSGTLTVLGIGKLRQEWSAIAALYEARYQQLAETESPLVLADVAALQQLIRQSTSGLLDRWMFSRVVEHRLPMAELDDQTASLARDIVAHQPEGRYPHAWTSRALSAAALVGALLLLWLSIRTVKFKRLIEAVPTSSTRGLSFGLSELKAMVDVDEDHPPLRDPLQHEKCVAYDYKVEEKRGSGKNEKWRVIEHREERVPFWLDDNAGRVLVRPDGAKIEYPRSHVEHRGDRRYTVRFLDTFVNVYCLGFAGLDREQPDRLTIQQDDNAPFLISGNDEEDIVLDRGARGFAGIALVLGLFLFATTSLFAADGSFSPDNLVLSAVAVPFVLLGYLAILHYNDIVFLKNRVDRATANIDTILQQRHDLWPNLEKVVKASLAHEKQLLKAIAQLRNANPTEMRAQGQTEKLIGFEKKVAGALQARIEGYPDLKTNEVVQSFMSMMAETENYLALLRDSYTESARIYNTRIQSFPDLILARLFRFAEAPQFRQEG from the coding sequence ATGAGGCGCTTCAATATCGCCAGTCTACCTGGCAGAACCTTACTCGCAATCATCGCACTGGCGTGCCTGGCCGGTAGCTATTACGCCATGACCACCGGCCTTGCCCAGTTGGCAGAGGCCCGCCAGCTCGAACGCCTCCCGGAAACACCCCTGGCCGCCCTGACCACAGGGCCCTATGCCGTCAGCGGTGAAGTCTCGGGGGCCGAGGGCACGATCACTACGCCCTACTCCAGCACCCAGGCGGTGTACTTCCGCTACAAACTGGAGGAGGAGTACCGGGATTCAGACGGCGACCTGAGAACCCGAACATTGGAATCCGGCACCCGTGCCACCGACTTTATACTGAAGGATGCCAGCGGTTCGGTCACGGTGGCTGCCGCCGTCGATCCTGACGCAGCCCAGTGGAACCTGCCCCGCACCTATCACCGGCAATCCGGACGCAGGATCTACTCCGAGTGGGCGCTCACCCCGGGACATACCGCACGGGTGATCGGCCAGTTCAACCCGGGCTCTGACATCATCACCTTCAACGGCCTTGACTCCTATAGCCTGCCCGCCCTGGTATCCCGGAACACCCTGGCCGCGGACAGCGGCGAGAGCTTCTTCGAGGCCGGTATCCGCATCTCCCTCGCGACCGGGCTTCTGGCACTGGGCGTTGCCTTGCTGCTACCGGCTGTGAAAGTTCATCGGTTCTGGGTTTACGTTCTGGTGATGACCATCGCGGTGTCCGGTACCCTCACGGTGCTGGGCATTGGCAAGCTCCGCCAGGAGTGGTCGGCCATTGCCGCCCTCTACGAAGCCCGATACCAACAGCTGGCCGAGACCGAGAGCCCACTGGTATTGGCGGACGTAGCGGCCCTGCAGCAGCTCATCCGGCAAAGCACCAGTGGCCTGCTGGACCGCTGGATGTTCAGCCGTGTGGTCGAGCACCGGCTGCCAATGGCGGAGCTGGACGACCAGACCGCCAGCCTGGCCCGGGACATTGTCGCCCACCAGCCCGAGGGTCGATACCCGCATGCCTGGACCAGCCGCGCGCTGTCTGCGGCTGCCCTCGTGGGCGCGCTTCTCTTGCTCTGGTTGTCGATCCGCACGGTCAAGTTCAAGCGCCTGATCGAGGCCGTACCCACCAGCAGCACCCGAGGGCTCAGCTTCGGCCTCTCGGAGCTGAAAGCCATGGTGGACGTGGACGAGGACCACCCGCCCCTGCGGGACCCTCTGCAACACGAGAAGTGCGTGGCGTACGACTACAAGGTGGAAGAGAAACGCGGCTCGGGCAAGAACGAGAAATGGCGCGTGATCGAGCACCGGGAGGAACGGGTGCCGTTCTGGCTCGACGACAATGCCGGCCGGGTCCTGGTGCGCCCCGACGGCGCAAAGATCGAATACCCCCGCTCTCACGTGGAGCACCGAGGCGACCGGCGCTACACCGTTCGCTTCCTGGACACCTTCGTGAACGTCTACTGCCTCGGCTTTGCCGGCCTCGATCGGGAGCAGCCAGACCGGCTGACCATCCAGCAGGACGACAATGCCCCGTTTCTGATCAGCGGCAACGATGAAGAGGACATTGTGCTGGACCGCGGCGCCCGCGGCTTTGCTGGCATTGCGCTGGTGCTGGGCCTGTTCCTGTTCGCCACCACCAGCCTGTTTGCTGCCGACGGAAGCTTCAGCCCCGACAACCTGGTTCTGTCGGCAGTGGCAGTGCCCTTCGTACTGCTGGGCTACCTGGCCATACTGCACTATAACGACATCGTCTTCCTGAAGAACCGGGTGGACCGGGCCACGGCCAACATCGACACCATCCTGCAGCAGCGGCACGATCTATGGCCCAACCTCGAAAAGGTGGTGAAGGCCTCCCTGGCCCATGAAAAACAGTTGCTGAAAGCCATCGCCCAGCTGCGCAATGCCAACCCGACCGAGATGCGGGCCCAGGGCCAGACGGAGAAACTGATCGGCTTTGAGAAGAAAGTGGCGGGTGCGCTTCAGGCCCGGATAGAGGGGTATCCGGACCTGAAGACCAACGAGGTGGTTCAGTCGTTCATGTCGATGATGGCAGAGACCGAGAACTACCTGGCATTACTGAGGGACAGCTACACCGAGAGCGCCCGGATCTACAACACCCGGATCCAGTCGTTCCCGGACCTTATCCTGGCCAGGCTGTTCCGGTTCGCCGAGGCGCCCCAGTTCCGCCAAGAGGGCTGA
- a CDS encoding crotonase/enoyl-CoA hydratase family protein, translated as MTELVSYELNDGVATITIQNGKANALSHEVFEGLNAALDQAEQDKAVVILAGQPGVFSAGYDLKEMQKGPKEAAALVKTGSTFTRRLAAFPLPVIGACSGHAIAKGAFILLSVDHRIGIEGPFKLGLNEVAIGMTMHHAGIEIARHRLAPAHFYRSVVNAEIYNPEGAVEAGFLDEVVAQDKLVERANELAQHFKTLNMRAHRETKVKAKADYLALLDRCIEQDAEHLGLNG; from the coding sequence GTGACCGAGCTGGTAAGTTACGAGTTGAACGACGGCGTTGCCACAATCACCATCCAGAACGGCAAGGCCAATGCCCTGAGCCATGAGGTGTTCGAGGGTTTGAACGCGGCGCTGGACCAAGCGGAGCAGGATAAGGCGGTGGTTATTCTGGCCGGTCAGCCGGGCGTATTCTCTGCTGGCTACGACCTGAAGGAAATGCAGAAGGGCCCGAAGGAAGCGGCCGCTCTGGTGAAAACCGGCTCCACCTTTACCCGTCGGCTGGCCGCCTTTCCGCTGCCGGTGATCGGTGCCTGCAGCGGCCACGCCATTGCCAAGGGCGCGTTCATTCTGCTGTCGGTGGACCACCGCATCGGTATCGAGGGTCCGTTCAAGCTGGGGCTGAACGAAGTGGCCATTGGCATGACCATGCACCACGCGGGAATCGAGATTGCCCGCCATCGGCTGGCGCCGGCGCATTTCTATCGGTCGGTGGTGAATGCCGAGATCTATAACCCAGAAGGCGCGGTCGAGGCCGGCTTCCTGGATGAGGTGGTCGCCCAGGACAAGCTGGTTGAGCGGGCTAATGAGCTGGCCCAGCATTTCAAGACCCTGAACATGCGCGCGCACCGGGAAACCAAGGTGAAGGCCAAGGCCGACTACCTGGCGCTGCTGGATCGCTGCATCGAGCAGGATGCCGAGCACCTGGGCCTGAACGGCTGA
- a CDS encoding type II toxin-antitoxin system RelE/ParE family toxin encodes MAEVIWTEPALQELDAIAEYIALDNPAAASDLVQQIFNKTERLEYFPQSGRIPPELPNSVYREVVVPPCRIFYREAEKRVLILFVMREERQLRAYMLGSS; translated from the coding sequence ATGGCTGAAGTAATCTGGACAGAGCCTGCCCTTCAAGAACTGGATGCCATCGCTGAGTACATTGCCCTGGATAACCCTGCCGCCGCAAGCGATCTGGTCCAGCAGATTTTCAATAAAACCGAGCGTTTAGAATATTTTCCTCAATCCGGGCGGATTCCTCCCGAACTCCCCAATTCGGTATACAGAGAAGTGGTGGTGCCGCCGTGTCGTATTTTTTATCGCGAGGCTGAGAAGCGGGTTCTCATTCTCTTTGTCATGCGAGAGGAGCGGCAGCTTCGTGCGTATATGCTCGGAAGCAGCTAA
- a CDS encoding type II toxin-antitoxin system Phd/YefM family antitoxin: MKVELVTNLKRQATKILADLHVSKEPILITEHGKPSAYLVDVQDYEFMQRRLELLEGLSRGERAVLEGRTYSQSEAREKMSKWLK; encoded by the coding sequence ATGAAAGTTGAGCTTGTTACGAATCTTAAGCGTCAAGCCACAAAGATCCTGGCAGATCTGCACGTGTCTAAAGAGCCGATACTGATCACGGAGCACGGCAAGCCATCCGCATACCTTGTCGATGTGCAAGATTACGAGTTTATGCAGCGCCGACTTGAGCTGCTTGAGGGGCTCTCACGAGGAGAGCGAGCTGTACTTGAGGGAAGAACGTACAGCCAAAGCGAGGCCAGGGAGAAAATGAGTAAATGGCTGAAGTAA
- the trxC gene encoding thioredoxin TrxC — translation MTDTRHIVCPHCHKLNRVPAEKLSSGGNCGACKQPLWPDRILELTDQTFATHTGRSDVPVLVDFWASWCGPCKMMAPQFEQAARDWRGKVRFAKLNTEQAQGTAGQYGIRSIPTLILFQNGREVARQSGAMNQAQISQWLQSKGFR, via the coding sequence ATGACTGACACTCGACACATCGTTTGTCCCCACTGCCACAAACTGAACCGGGTACCGGCCGAGAAGCTTTCCTCCGGCGGAAACTGCGGCGCCTGCAAGCAGCCCCTGTGGCCCGACAGAATTCTCGAACTGACCGACCAGACTTTCGCCACCCACACCGGACGCAGCGATGTCCCGGTGCTGGTGGATTTCTGGGCCAGCTGGTGCGGCCCCTGCAAGATGATGGCGCCCCAGTTTGAGCAGGCGGCCAGGGACTGGCGGGGCAAGGTGCGTTTTGCCAAGCTGAACACCGAACAGGCCCAGGGCACGGCAGGCCAGTACGGCATTCGCAGCATTCCCACACTGATTCTTTTCCAGAACGGCCGCGAAGTGGCCCGCCAGAGTGGCGCCATGAATCAGGCGCAGATCAGCCAATGGCTGCAGTCGAAGGGCTTTCGCTAG